The Catellatospora citrea DNA segment GCTACGGCGCGGGCGTCACCGCGCCCGGCTGGTACCACCACCTGTTCACCGCCGAGGATCAGCCGGTCGAGCGCTGGCTCGTCGGCGTCGCCGGGGTGCTGCGCGACGAGGACCTGCCGGTCTCCAGCGCGCACGTCATCGAGTCCGCGCGGCTGGCCGACACCCTGGCGGTGCTGCGGGGACGGCCGCTGCCCGGCCTGGCCGAGGTCACCGAGGCGACCCGGGCGGTGCTCTGCGAGGGCGACGACACCCGCCTGGAGCTGGTGCAGCGCAAGGTCGTGGTGGGGGAGCGGCTGGGCGCCGTACCCCCTGACGCTCCCGCGGTGCCGCTGGCCCGCGACCTGGACGCCACCGCCCGCCGCTTGAAGCTCACCCAGCAGGCCCTGGTCAGCGACCATGACCTCGACCTGCGCAAACCCACCGACCTGGAGCGCAGCACGCTGCTGCACCGGCTGCGGCTGCTCGGCGTCGGCTGGGGCACCCCGGTGCAGCGCAAATCCGGCAAGGGCACCTTCTGGGAGTCCTGGCAGCTGCAATGGCACCCGGAGTACGCGGTCGACCTCGTCGCCGCCAGCGCCTACGGCACCACCGTGGCCCGGGCCGCCACCGCGAAGGTCGTCGAGACCAGCGCGGACGCCGACCTGGCGGCGCTGACCGGCCTGCTGGAGTCGTGCCTGCTGGCGCAGCTGCCCGACGCGCAGCCCGCGGTGCTGCGCACCCTGTCCGACCGGGCCGCCCTCGACACCGACGTCGCGCAGCTCATGGCGGCCGTGCCGGCGCTGGCCCGCTCGCTGCGCTACGGCGACGTACGCGGCACCAGCACCGACGCGCTCGCCGAGGTGCTCACCGGCCTGGTCACCCGGATCCGGCTGGGCCTGCCCGGCGCGCTCACCGGCCTCGACGACGACGCGGCCCGCGCCATGCGCGAGCACCTCGACGCCACCCACGAGGCGCTGAACCTGCTCGCCGACCGGCTGCCGCTGCGGGCGGAGTGGCTGGACACCCTGGCCCGGCTCGTGGACCGGGCGGACCTGCCCGGCCTGCTCGCCGGGCGGCTGCTGCGGCTGCTGCGCGACGCGGGCACCCTCGACGCCGACGCCGCCGAGCTGCGGCTGGCCCGGGCACTGACCGTCGGCGTGCCGCCGGTCGCCGCGGCAGGCTACGTCGAGGGCTTCCTGTCCGGCGGGGGACTGCTGCTGGTGCACGACGAGGCGCTGCTGACACTGACCGACCGCTGGCTGGCGGGGCTGGCCCCGGACGTGTTCACGGCGGTGCTGCCGCTGCTGCGGCGCACCTTCGCCGCGTTCGCGGCCCCGGAACGGCGCGCGGTCGGCGAGCAGGTCCGCCGCCTCGGCACCGGCGGCGCACGACCCACCTCTGATGTGGACGAACTCGGCGAACTCGACCCGGCACGGGTCGCGCGGGTGCTGCCGACGCTGGAACTGCTGCTGGCAGCGGGAAGGGGAACACGGTGAGCGACGACGAACGGCTGCGCCGCTGGCGGCTGGTGCTGGGCGGCGAGGGCGCCGAGGGCACCGGCGTGACGCTGGCCGGTGTGGACAAGGGCATGGACGAGGCCCTGGCCGCGCTCTACCGCGACGGCGGCGGCGAAGGCGGCTCCGGCCGCAGCGCCGGGCTGGGCGGCTCCGCGCCGAAGGTCGCCCGCTGGCTCGGCGACATCCGGCAGTACTTCCCGTCCACCGTGGTGCAGGTGATGCAGGCCGACGCGATCGAGCGGCTCAACCTGACCCGGCTGCTGGTCGAGCCGGAGATGCTGGAAGCGGTCGAGCCGGACGTGCACCTGGTCGGCACGCTGCTGTCGCTGAACAAGGTCATGCCCGACAAGGCCCGCACCACCGCCCGGATGGTCGTCGCGAAGGTCGTCGCGGAGCTGGAACGCCGCGTCGCCCAACGCACCCGCGCCGCGGTCACCGGTGCCGTCAACCGCGCGGCCCGGATCAACCGGCCGCGCCACCGCGACATCGACTGGAACCGCACCATCCGCGCCAACCTCAAGCACTACCAGGCCGAACACCGCACCGTGGTGCCGGAGCGGCTGATCGGCTACGGCCGGCAGACCCGGTCCGTGCAGCGCGACGTGGTGCTGTGCGTGGACCAGTCCGGCTCGATGGCGGCGTCGGTGGTCTACTCCGGAGTGTTCGCCGCGGTGCTGGCGTCGATGAAATGCCTGCGTACGTCACTGGTGGTGTTCGACACCGCGGTCGTCGACCTCACCGACCAGCTGCACGACCCGGTGGAGGTGCTGTTCGGCACGCAGCTGGGCGGCGGCACCGACATCAACCGGGCCATCGCCTACTGCCAGGGCCTGATCACGCGGCCGCGGGACAGCATCTTCATCCTCATCAGCGACCTCTACGAGGGCGGGGTGCGCGCGGAGATGCTGCGCCGCGTCGCCACCATGAAAGCCGCCGGGGTGCAGGTGATCGTCCTGCTCGCACTGTCCGATGAAGGACAGCCGGCGTACGACCACAGCAACGCCTCGGCCCTGGCGGCGATGGGGGTGCCGTCCTTCGCGTGCACACCGGACGCGTTCCCGGAGCTGATGGCCGCGGCGATCGAGCGGCGGGACCTGCAGCCGGTCATCGAGAAACTGGGCCGCTGAGCCGCGGATC contains these protein-coding regions:
- a CDS encoding VWA domain-containing protein, which codes for MSDDERLRRWRLVLGGEGAEGTGVTLAGVDKGMDEALAALYRDGGGEGGSGRSAGLGGSAPKVARWLGDIRQYFPSTVVQVMQADAIERLNLTRLLVEPEMLEAVEPDVHLVGTLLSLNKVMPDKARTTARMVVAKVVAELERRVAQRTRAAVTGAVNRAARINRPRHRDIDWNRTIRANLKHYQAEHRTVVPERLIGYGRQTRSVQRDVVLCVDQSGSMAASVVYSGVFAAVLASMKCLRTSLVVFDTAVVDLTDQLHDPVEVLFGTQLGGGTDINRAIAYCQGLITRPRDSIFILISDLYEGGVRAEMLRRVATMKAAGVQVIVLLALSDEGQPAYDHSNASALAAMGVPSFACTPDAFPELMAAAIERRDLQPVIEKLGR
- a CDS encoding DUF5682 family protein gives rise to the protein MSTDRVHVFGIRHHGPGSARALVRALDELKPDVILVEGPPEADGLVALAADERLEPPVALLAYPTNAAKGEQGRTASFWPFAVFSPEWQALRWAVAHDVPLRFCDLPAGHRFAARAAEPAGPLDGTGRADPTAVETPGAEVGTGHEPVVGLAAPAGPDAATEPVVPAASGEAVPGDATPDSAEEELRVDPIAGLAQAAGYDDPERWWEDVIEHRRDVPPFAAVAEAMAAVREAAPAITEDLVREAYMRQVLRAALKEGHQRIAVVCGAWHVPALAGDLPPAKDDAALLKGLPSVPATVTWVPWTHGRLASWSGYGAGVTAPGWYHHLFTAEDQPVERWLVGVAGVLRDEDLPVSSAHVIESARLADTLAVLRGRPLPGLAEVTEATRAVLCEGDDTRLELVQRKVVVGERLGAVPPDAPAVPLARDLDATARRLKLTQQALVSDHDLDLRKPTDLERSTLLHRLRLLGVGWGTPVQRKSGKGTFWESWQLQWHPEYAVDLVAASAYGTTVARAATAKVVETSADADLAALTGLLESCLLAQLPDAQPAVLRTLSDRAALDTDVAQLMAAVPALARSLRYGDVRGTSTDALAEVLTGLVTRIRLGLPGALTGLDDDAARAMREHLDATHEALNLLADRLPLRAEWLDTLARLVDRADLPGLLAGRLLRLLRDAGTLDADAAELRLARALTVGVPPVAAAGYVEGFLSGGGLLLVHDEALLTLTDRWLAGLAPDVFTAVLPLLRRTFAAFAAPERRAVGEQVRRLGTGGARPTSDVDELGELDPARVARVLPTLELLLAAGRGTR